The DNA segment AAATTACCGAAACCCACATTTGCGCTGCCGTCGTTTCCACCGCCCAAGTTGTAGTCGCCGACGTTTCCACTGCCCACGTTGACGTTGCCGACATTACCCAAGCCCACGTTGAACTCGCCGACATTGGCAAAGCCTAGGTTGAGATTGCTGGCGTTGTCGTGCGGCCGCAAAAAACCCGCCAGGTTGCTGCCGGTGTTTCCGATGCCCGAGTCATAGGCCGCCGTCATGAAGCCGGCCGTGCTGGTGTTGTACAGACCCGAGACGGTGTTGCCTATGTTCGCCACGCCCGATTGCAGCTCGCCGTGGTTGAAATAACCCGAGATTCCCGAGCTACCCGTGGCGGCGTTGAAGAAGCCCGATGCGGGACCCGTGCCCGAGTTGAAAAAACCTGACGACCAGGTGGAGGTCGAGTTCCCGAACCCCGGAGCAGCCGCCATGTTGACGAGTTCGAGCTGGATCGGGCCGATCTGATTGGTTAGGTCCACACCAAACACAGTGGCCGAGCTGCCCACCACCCCCGCAATCGTGGGACCGACAATCGTGATGGCCGGAAAGGTTTCCGGACCAATGTTGCCGCTGACCTTGATGTCGACCTGCTTGACTTCGGCACCAACGGGAATTTCCGGAATGGTGAAGCTCTCGATGACGGTGTTGCCGATACCGCCGCCGATGGGTATATCGACCGGCAGGCTCCCGCTGACGCTGGCGGGAATCTCGGGAATGGTGATCGCGTACCCGAAGCCGAACAGACCCTGCTGGTCGCCGCGCCACAACAGTCCATTGTTGTAGCTGCCGGAATTCAGACCCCCGGTGTTGACATCACCCGTGTTTCCCACGCCGGTGTTGTGGCTGCCCGGGTTGAAGCTGCCCGTGTTGGTGCTGCCGGCATTGTAGCTGCCGGTGTTGCCACTGCCGGCATTCGCCAACCCGGTATTCACGCTGCCGGAGTTGAAGAAACCGGTGTTGGCGGTGCCCGCGTTGCCGACGCCGGTGTTGTAGTTGCCCGAGTTCCCGATGCCCCAGTTCCCGGTGCCCGAGTTGGCGACACCGATGTTGCCGGTACCCGAATTGAACAAGCCGAAATTACCGCTGCCCGAGTTCCAGGCGCCGAACCCGACCTGATTGTCACCGGTCAACCCGATGCCCACATTGTTGCTGCCGGTATTGGCTAACCCGATATTCCGGTCACCGGCATTACCGAAACCAAAATTGTGGCTCCCCAGATTGCCGAAGCCAATATTGTTGCCGCCGAAATTCCCGAACCCAACGTTGTTGCTGCCGAAATTACCGAAACCCACATTTGCGCTGCCGTCGTTTCCACCGCCCAGGTTGTAGTCGCCGACGTTCCCACTGCCCACGTTGACGTTGCCGACATTACCCAAGCCCACGTTGAACTCGCCGACATCGGCAAAGCCCAGGTTAAGCGCCCGGTCGGCCAAGTTGCCGCGCAGCACCCCGGCAACGTTGCTGCCGATATTGTCGACGCCCGAGACGTAGGCCGGCGTCGTCAAGTCCAGCGTGCTCGTGTTAAGGAAGCCCGAGATCGAAGTGCCCCAATTCGCCGCGCCCGACGACACGTCGCCATAGTTGAAAAAGCCCGAGGTGCCAGAGCCGACGTTGAAGAAGCCCGATCCGCTCCCGGCGCCGGAGTTGAAGAATCCCGATGAGGAACTGGTGGTGGAGTTTCCAATGCCGGTGCCCGGTGGGATGTCGATGATATCGATGTCGATGGGGCCAATGCTGGCGGCGAGCGACAGATCCAACGTCGTGGTCGAACTTCCCACGGTGGCGGTCACCGTGGGAGCGGCAATCGTGATATCCGGGATGACGATGGGGCCCAGGTAGATCTCGGCAAAATTCGACCCGCCGCCCCACGTCATGCGGGGGATGGTTATACCCGGAATGATGATGTCGCCGATATCGTAACTAAACGTCCTGTCCAACGGATAGCTCACACTCTCGGAAAACTCGATTTTACCAATATGGATTCCGATCGTGATTCCGGTGTTGCCATCACCACTATGGAAGAAGCCGTTGTTATCGCTACCGGAGTTGAACGCGCCGGTGTTGACATTGCCGGTGTTTAACAGGCCGGTGTTGTAGTGACCCGGGTTGTAGCTGCCCGTGTTGGTGCTGCCCGTATTGTAGCCACCGGTATTGTAACTGCCGATGTTTGCGACCCCGGCGTTGACGCTTCCAAGGTTAAAAGAACCGGTGTTGGTGCTGCCCGCGTTGCCGATCCCGGTGTTGTAGCTGCCGGAGTTCCCGATGCCCCAGTTCCCGGTACCCGAGTTGCCGACGCCGATGTTGCCGGTGCCCGAATTGAACAACCCGAAATTACCGCTGCCCGAGTTCCAGGCGCCGAACCCGAACTGGTTATCGCCGGTCAGGCCGATACCGATATTGTTGCTGCCGGTGTTGCCAAATCCGATATTCCGATCGCCGGTGTTCCCAAAGCCGAGGTTGTTGCTACCGATATTTCCAAAGCCGATATTAGAATTACCCGCCGTCGACGAAGCCCCCATGTTCCCGAAGCCAAAGTTGTTGCTACCTAAGTTGCCGAAACCGACATTGAGATTGCCGGTATTTCCGCCGCCCAGGTTGTAGTTGCCGACATTTCCACTGCCCACGTTTGCGTTGCCGACGTTGCCGAAGCCCAGGTTGACGTCGTCGACGTTTGCCAGCCCGGCGCCGAAGGTCAACGTGCTCAGGCTGGCCGCGGCCGGGCCCGTCAGCAGCTGCCGCGGCTGAGGGAACGGCGCCAACGCCGCGGCCACCTCCGCGGCCCCGGCATGATAACCAACCATTGCGGCCACATCCTGCGCCCACATCGACTCGTAGTCGGCCTCGACCGCCGCGATCGCCGGCGCATGTTGCCCGAGCACGTTCCAGGTCGCCAACGCGATCAGCCGAGCGCGGTTGGCGGTGATGGTCGCCGGATGCACCGTGGCCGCCCGGGCGGCCTCGAACGCCGCCACCGCCGTCTTGGCCTGCGCGGACGCCTGCTCGGCCTGGGCCGCCGCCGACCTCAACCAGCCCAGATAGTGTCCGGCCGCCACGGTCATCGCCGTCGACGACGGACCCTGCCACCACGAACCTGCCAGACCTGCCGTCACAGACCCGAACGCGGCGGCCGCCGACGACAACTCGACGGCCAACCCATCCCAGGCCGCCGCGGCCGCCACCATCGGCCCAGGCCCCGCCCCGAGATACATCCGTGCCGAATTGATCTCCGGCGGCAATGCCGTGAAATCCATCGCACGCACCCCACCCTTCGGGCCGGCTAGCCCGACGACGGTCTCCCGTTGGTCACGCCGGCGCCGCCTTGGCCGCCGCCCCCCACCCCATCGGGACAAGACACCGACGCCGTTGCCGCCGCCACCACGCTCGGGGCCGTCACCACAAGCGACATCCCTGTCCTCCCAGCGCCATCACCGCATCCCGATGGGGAACCCAACATACCCGGTCACCGGACGGGCCCATGGGCATTTGCGCCGATCCGTGACAATTGCGCTGGGCACACCGGCCCTCGCCCCGGCCACTCCGCATAATCGCTCGGCTCGCGGCATCGCGAAGCAGAATAATGGCCGTCATGGCAGACAAAACCGCACGCCCGTCGCCCGCGCGTAGGCGAATGAAGACCCTCACCCAGGCCGCGTTGAACGCCGACAAGACGGTGGAGCAGGTCGAAGACGTCCTCGACGGCCTGGGCAAGACCATGGTCGAGCTGAACAGCTCGCTGTCGGCGCTCAACGCCACGGTCGAGCGCCTCGAGGGCGGCCTGGATCATCTCGAAGGCACCCTGCACAGCCTCGACGATCTCGCAAAACGCCTGATCGTCCTGGTCGAGCCGGTAGAGGCGATCGTCGAGCGGATCGATTACATCGTGAGCCTCGGTGAGACGGTGATGACCCCGTTGTCGGTCACCGAGCACGCGGTGCGTGGCGTGCTGGACAGGCTGCGAAACCGCACGGTGCGCTAGCGGTTGCGCGCGCTGAACGACGGCCGGTGCGCGCGCAGCGGCGGTAAGTCGCCGGTGAACCTCTCGACCTGGACCAGTGCGTGCTGGCCGGTGCTGCCGTGCGCCAGCGACGACGCGCCGGCGCCGGTGGTCAGCACGTTGGGATTGCCGTGCACACGCCTCTAATCCGGATCGGCGGGATCGGCGGGGCCGTACCACGCCCCGGTGGCAAGCTGCACCACGCCCGGGCGAAGACCCCCGTCGAGCACGACGCCGGCCAGGCAGGCGCCGCGATCGTTGAACACCCGCACGATGTCGCTGGCGCGCAGCCCGCGCCCGGCAGCGTCCTGCGGGTGAATGCGGATCGGTTCTTGCCCATGGACTTTCGACGCCATGCTGGCGCCCCCGTGATCGAGCTGGCTGTGCGGGCGGGTGCGTGGTTGGTTGGCGATCAGATGCAGCGGGTAGCGCGCGGCGCGCGGACCGCCGAGCCATTCGGTGGGCTTATACCAGGTGGCATGCCCGACGCAATCCGGCAAACCGCCGTGGCCGCCGGCCCCGCCGTTGCCGCCGTCGATGGATGTGGCGGCCAGGCTGCTGTCCTGTGGCGGCTTGCCCGCGGCGACGTGGCGGCTAGGTGGCGGCGCTCCCGGCGGATGTGTTCGGCCACATTGGCCAGCAGCGCGAAAAGGCCGAATGCCCGGATGGTCGGCAGCGCTTGACGGATGTCGATGCCAACGAACATGCGCGCCATCTGGGCGCGGTCAATGCACCGTGTCGCCGAGGATGGCGCTCAGCAACCGGATGTCCGCACGCATCGGCTCGGTCGCCTCGCGACCAAGTCTGGTCAGGTGGCCGTCGCCGACGGGTTCAAGCGCGTAATGCCACACCCTTGCGTCCGTGTACCCCCGTCAGACCCGAAGGATGGCTACCCCGGCCACACCGTCGAGCGCGTCGAAGTCGCCATCTTGGGTCACCACGGGCAGCCCTCGCGAAGCCGCAACGGCGGCGATCCACAGATCGTTGATGCGGACCCGGCGACCCGACTCGGCAAGGTGAACACACAGCCGAGCCCATGTCCGCGCCGCATCGACGTCGACCGGAAGCGCCGCCATGTCGGCGATCGCGTCGAGCGTCGCCAGCCGCTGCGCTCGAACATCCGCCGAGCCGGCCGCGAGAACACCGGCGTTGAGTTCAGCCAACGTGACCACCGTCGTCGCAACTTCCTCAGGAATCCGCGATTCGTCGAGCTGCCGGCCGCTCTCATGCGCGATGAACACCGACGTAGCAAGCACGCCCGCCGCCGTCACCGGATCGGACCCAGATCGTCGGTGGTGTCGCCCGCGAGCGCGGCAAGATCCCGGCGCAATCCCGGATCTGCCTGCGCGCGCCGAAGCCGCTGCAGCAGCTCGTTTCGGCTCAACCATCGACGCCGCGCCGGCCGCAATCCGGTGAGCAGCGCCACGGGCTTGCCGTTGACCGTGACGGTGATGTCTTCGCCGGCCTGCGCGCGCCGCAGTAGCCGGCCAGTGTCGTTGCGGAGTTCGCGGGATGCCACCTCAACCATACTACGATCGTAGCACATATGTAGCCTTGGCGGCCGTTGGGTAGGCTGCCCGTCATGGAATTGGCTCTGCAGATCACCCTGGTGGTCACCAGCGTGTTGGTGGTGTTGCTGGTGCTGCTGCACCGCGCCAAGGGTGGCGGCCTGTCGACGCTGTTTGGTGGTGGTGTGCAGTCCAGCCTGTCCGGGTCGACGGTGGTGGAGAAGAACCTGGACCGGTTGACGCTGTTCATCACCGGCATCTGGCTGGTGTCCATCATCGGCGTCGCGTTGTTGATCAAGTACCGATGACGCGGGCCCCCGTGGCTACGGCAGCGGCCCGCCCGCGGTGATCGCCGCCAGCGTCGCGAACTGCTCCCCGTCCAGCGACGCCCCGCCGACCAGGCCGCCGTCCACGTCGTCCTGCGCAACGATGTCGCCGATGTTTTTCGCGTTCACCGAGCCGCCGTAGAGCACCCGCACGGTGTCGGCAATCTTCGATGACGCGAGTGACGCCAACTCATTTCGGATCGCCGCGCACACCTGCTGGGCGTCGGCGGCGCCGGCTACCCGTCCGGTGCCGATCGCCCAGACCGGCTCATAGGCGATGACGACCTTGCCGATCTGCTCGGCCGACAACCCGGCCAGCGAGCCTCGCAGCTGTTCGACGTTGTGGGACACGTGGTTTCCCGCCTCGCGGACGTCGAGGTGCTCGCCGATGCACACGATCGGGGTCAGCTGGTGCCGCAGCGCGGCGGCGGCCTTGGCGGCCACCAGCGCGTCGTCCTCGTTGTGGTGGGTGCGCCGCTCGGAGTGCCCGACGACGACATAGCTGCAGCCCAGTTTGGCCAGGAAGGCGCCGCTGATGTCACCGGTGTAGGCGCCGGAGTCGTGTTGCGACAAGTCCTGCGCGCCATAGGTCAACCGCAGCTTGTCGCCGTCGACCAGGGTTTGCACGCTGCGCAGGTCGGTGAACGGCGGAAGAACGGTGACGTCGACCTTGTCGTAGTACTTGTCCGGCAACGAGAACGCGATCTTTTGCACCAGCGCGATGGCCTCGAAGTGGTTGAGGTTCATCTTCCAGTTGCCGGCGATCAGCGGCTTGCGGGTCACGAGTCTCCTCCGGTTGGCTGCTCACGCCCCAGCACCTCAATGCCCGGAAGCGTTTTGCCCTCAAGGTATTCCAGCGACGCGCCGCCGCCGGTGGAGATGTGCGAGAACGAACCTTCCGAGATGCCCAGCGCGCGTACCGCGGCGGCGGAGTCACCGCCGCCGACCACGCTGAAGGCGCCCTTGCCGGTCGCGGTGATGATCGCCTCGGCGACGCCCCTGGTGCCCGCCGCGTACGCCGGGAACTCGAACACGCCCATCGGGCCGTTCCAGAACACCGTCTTGGCGTTGGACAGCAGCGTGGCAAACCGTTGGATCGATCCCGGCCCGATGTCCAGGCCCATCAAGTCGCTCGGAATCGCGTTGGCCGCCACCGTCTGTGGCGGCGAATCGGCGGCGAACTTCTCGGTCACCAGCACGTCGACGGGTAGCCGCAGCACGTCGGCGTAGCTGTCCAGCAGCCGGCGACAGGTGCCGGTCATCTCCTCTTCCAGCAGCGACGTTCCCACCGAAAAACCTTGCGCCGCGAGGAAAGTAAAACACATGCCGCCGCCGATGACGATGCTGTCGGCCTTTGTCGCCAGCGCCTCGATGACGCCGAGCTTGTCGGACACCTTGGCTCCGCCGAGCACCACCGCGTAGGGCCGCTGGGTGGAGCTGGTCAACTGCTGCAGCACACGGATCTCGTTGGCGACCAAGGTACCGGCGTAATGCGGCAACAGGGTGGCGACGTCGTACACCGAGGCTTGCTTGCGGTGCACCACCCCGAAGCCGTCGGAAACGAACACCCCTGCCGGTGAGACCAATTCGGCAAGCCGTTGGGCCAGCGCGCGGCGCTCGCCGTCGTCCTTGCTGATTTCGCGCCGGTCGAAGCGGATATTCTCCAGCAGCAGGATGTCACCCTCGGTGAGCCCCTCGGCACGGGCTTGCGCGTCGGTGCCGACGACATCGGCGGCCAACTGCACATGCCGGCCCAGCCGCCCACCCAACGCCGCGGCCACCGGCGCCAGCGACAGCTTAGGGTCGGAGCCATCCTTGGGACGACCCAGGTGCGCGGCGACCACCACCTTGGCCCCGGCGTCCACCAGCGCCTGCAACGTCGGCACGGACGCGGTGATGCGGCCGGGGTCGGTGATCACGCCGTCCTCGTCGAGCGGCACATTCAGATCGCAGCGCACCAGCACGTGGCGCCCCGAAACGCCTTCGGCAAGAAGGTCGTTGAGCGAAGGGATAGTCACGGCCGGCCAGACTTACAGTGACTTGCCGATCAGGGTGACCAGGTCAACGAGACGGTTGGAGTAACCCCACTCGTTGTCGTACCAGGACACCACCTTGGCCTGGTTGTCGATCACCTTGGTCAGGCCGGAGTCGAAGATGGAGCTGTGCGGGTCGGTGACGATGTCGCTGGACACGATCGGCGCGTCGTAGTACTTCAGGATGCCCTTGAGCTTGCCGTCGGCGGCGGCCTTGAACGCGGCGTTGATCTCGTCGGCGCTGGCGGCATTGGACAGGTCCGCTGTCAGGTCGGTGACCGAGCCGGTGGGGATCGGCACCCGCAGCGCGTAGCCGTCGAGCTTGCCCTTCAGCTCGGGCAGCACCAGGCCGATGGCCTTGGCCGCGCCCGTGGAGGTGGGCACGATGTTGAGCGCGGCGGCCCGCGCCCGGCGCAGATCCTTGTGCGGCCCGTCCTGCAGGTTCTGGTCCTGGGTGTAAGCGTGGATGGTGGTCATCAGGCCCTTGACGATGCCGAACTCGTCGTGCAGCACCTTGGCCAGCGGCGCAAGGCAGTTCGTGGTGCACGACGCGTTGGAGATGATGTGCTGACTGCCGTCGTACCGATCGTCGTTGACCCCCAGGCAGATGGTGATGTCCGGATCGGTGGCCGGAGCGGAGATGATCACCTTCTTGGCGCCGGCCTCCAGGTGGCCGCGTGCCTTGGCCGCGCTGGTGAACAGGCCGGTGGATTCGACGACGACGTCGACACCCAGGTCGGCCCACGGCAGCGCCGCCGGGCCCTCCCTGACTTCCAGCGCCTTGATCTTCGCGGTGCCGACAACGATGGTGTCCTCGCCTTCCAGGGTGACATCATGCGGCAGCCGGCCCAGGATCGAGTCGAATTTGAGCAGGTGCGCCAGCGTGCTGTTGTCGGTGATGTCGTTGACCGCGACCACCTCGATGTCGGCGGTGCCCTGCTCCTGCTGGGTCAACAGGGCCCGGTAGAAGTTGCGTCCGATGCGACCGAAGCCGTTGATGCCTACCCGGACCGTCACTGGCCTCTCCCTGTCTTCCGATGTCCGCTGATGAGCATTCGCCGTCAGCCTAGATCAGTGACACCAGCCGCCGTCCGCCGGTAACAGGGCTGGGCTTCGGTCGCCGCGAAAAGCCGGGAGCCGAGAGCGGGGTTGCGGCCGAGTGAGGGCGCCCATTGCCTGCCCATCGAAAGATTTCGCGCCGATCGGTAGGTATCCGCAGAAGTTACGCCGAATAGTGACACCGTCGTGACGTCACCATTTGGAAACGTTGCGTGCGGCGCACTCGTGTTTCGACGTGGGGCCGCCGACAATTGGGCCGGTCGTGGATAACACGACCTCGGTCTGAGCGCGAATAGAGGAGAGTTCACGCTGATGGCGATCGTCGATCGGTTCAACATCACAGTGGTTGCCGGCGTGGGGTTGTGCGGAGCTGCTATCGCGTTGAGCCCGCACGCGACAGCCGCCCCGCTGATCACCGGCGGCTACGCGTGCGTCCAAGGGATGGCCGGCGACGCGCCAGCAGCCGCCGGGGGACCGATAGCCGCCGGGGGACCGGCGGCCGCCGGCGCACCGGCAGCCGCCGGCGGATCGGAAGCCGCGGACGTATGCCGTGCGTCACTCACCGAAATGGCGGGTGTTCCGTTGGTTGCGCCTGGGCCGATCCCAGCCGGTGCGGCGGTCCCCGTGCCCGTCCCCGCCGGCGCACCCGTGCCCGTGCCCGCCGGCGCACCCGTGCCCGTCCCCGCCGGCGCACCCGTGCCCGTCCCCGCCGGCGCACCTGCCCGTCCCCGCCGGCGCCCGTGCCCGTCCCCGCCGGCGCACCCGTTCCCCGCCGGCACCCGTGCCGTCCCCGCCGGCGCACCCGTGCCCGTCCCCGCCGGCGCACCCGTGCCCGTCCCCGCCGGCGCACCCGTGCCCGTCCCCGCCGGCGCACCCGTGCCCGTCCCCGCCGGCGCACCCGTGCCCGTCCCCGCCGGCGCACCCGTGCCCGTCCCCGCCGGCGCACCCGTGCCGGTGCCCGCCGGCGCACCCGTGCCGGTGCCCGCGGGTGCGCCGCTTCCCGTGGTGCCCGCAGGTACTCCGCTGATTGTGCTTGGGCCAGTCCCGGCTGGTGCTCCCGCGGATGCTGCGGCCGGTGCCCCACTCACCGCCATGTCGGGGGTCAAGGATGCGCCGCGTACTCCGGCGCCAGGGGGCGCACCCGAGCCCGGTCAGCCGGTTGCTCCCGGTCCTTCGGTTGCCCCTCCGGCAGCGCGCTGAGGCCGATCCACGCCAGGGACGAGGTGCGTGCAGCTGGAAAGCGGCAACTCCCGCTCGTCGGTGGTGCGGGGTACCCCAGGTTGTCGATACCTCGACGGCAGTGAAAAGGCCACGCGCTCACTGCATCTCGTCGAGGTGTATGCACCCGCGCATCATCGTTAAGCCCTGGACCCGTGGATGGGCCTGCGAATTGATCGGCGGGTGAACCGCGAAAATGCCTTCTGAACTGGGTAATACAAGTGCTGGCATCGTAGTGTCCAGGTTGGTGCCGGTGCTGGAACTGGCTGAGCAGACCTGTTTTTCGCGGTCGATCGGCCAGCACGTGGGTGCCGAGAAGTTTCCCTTGTCGGTGAGCCGCGTGCGCATCACCGCCGCGATCGCCGCCATCGACGAGGCCGCCTAGACTCCGGCGCGGTGACCGACCCCGACACCGGGCCGAAACCCCTATGTCCTGCGCTGCGGGCGGGCTCGTGGCGCCACCTGGTGCCGGGTATCGGCCCGCCGCCGATGCCGCGCCCGCCGGCCCACTGGCCCCGCAGAACCGGATGGACAGGCCGGCGGCCGCCCCAGCCGACCACCGCGGAACCACTGGCCCCGCAGAACCGGATGGACAGGCCGGCGGACAACGTCATCGGCAACCGCCCACCCCGCGCCGCCAGGCCCAACGATCGGCCGAGTGGTGTCGCGCCGGGTGCAGTCCACACCGGTCGGCGTGAAATCTCTTGTGTCACTCTGATTTCTCTGGTTTGTCGGCGGGGTGTCTTGTCAGTGCCCTCCGATAGCTTGGGCGTATGGATCGGCAGGCGATCACCGCGGCGTTCGACACCCTCGATGCCGGCGTGGATGCCGTGCTGGGGTTGGATTGTGAGGCGTTGACCACCCAGGAGCGGCTGGTGTTGCTAGAACGGGTGGAGCGGGTACGCCGGCGGCTGCCCGCCGCCGAGCATCCGCTGATCAACCAACTAGCACGTCAGGCCAGCGCCGAAGAGTTGGGCGGCAAACTCTCCCACGCGATCGCCGAGTGGACGCTGATCAGCCGCGCCGAGGCCACCCGCCGCATCGGCGAGGCCGCCGATTTGGGGCCGCGGCGCGCACTGACCGGCCAGCCGCTGGCGCCGGTGTTGGTGGCCAGCGCCGCCGCCCACCGCGCCGGCACGTTGGGCACCGGCCAGATCGGGGTGATCCGCCGGTTCTCTCACCGGCTGCCCGGCTGGGTGGATGCGCCCACCCGCGACTGCGCCGAGGCCAAGCTGGCCAAAAAAGGCACCCGGTTTCGCCCCGAACAACTGGCCGGGCTGGCCGACAAACTCGCCGACTGCCGCAACCCCGACGGGAATTACCGTGATGAGGACCCCGGCGACGTACGACAATACGAGTGCTGAGAACGCAGTTGGCCACAGGCCGAGAAGGCGTTTCCGATGCACTCATGGTATACGTGCACCACCGGCTGGAACCGGCTGCGCAGACCGGTCTTTCGCGGCTGATCGACACGAGCACGCGCACCTGCCGTCGACGCGGGTGGCCTCCGGCGCGGTCAACCCGGCCGGCAAGCTGACTTCGATCATCGGTGGAATGATGTGCGGCGCGGACAGCATCGATGACGCCAACGTGCTGCGCGCCGGCGGGTGGTCGCGCCCGAAAATTCGGGGGTCGTGGTGTTCGGACAGGTTTTGCCCGCCTTCAAGCGACAGCCACGGTTGTCGCTCGAAGGCGGGCACATCGCACATCGCTGCCGTGCCGGGACGCGTGAGGCGAATGAGACACCAGCGAACGCGCGCCCTGCGCACGGGTCGCCAGCAGCCGCGGCGCATTGCGCACGCGGTCATGCTGGTTTCGACCCCGACCAACGTACGGGCGCGACCACTTACGCCTAGCTGCCGAACCTCGTGTGGCAACTGTCGCCGCTGCTATTCCTGCACGATCACCGGGTCACCAACGTTGACCGTGTTGTAGTACCACTCCGCGTCCTCGCGGCTCAGGCTGATGCAGCCGTGGCTGACATTCTCCAGTCCCAGGGACTGGGCGGCCCACGGGGCTGAATGCACGTAAAGGCCGCGACGGGTGATGCGGACGGCATAGTCCACCGGCAGCCGGTAACCATCGGGATCGTCGACCGGGATGCCGACGCTGCTCGAATCCATAATCACCGAGCGCTCCTTGGACAGCACGGTGTACGAGCCAACCGGCGTCGGATACTCCGGCCTACCCATCGACGCCGGCATCACCCCTTGCTCTCCGAAGTGAGGTCGATGGTGCGGCGCTGGCAGTGGGGGCGGCGGCCCCGCCTCGACTCCGTCGACGCTCACGACGAACGTGTGCTGGGAGATGCTGGCAACACCGACGACGGCGGGACCCGTTTGGAATTCGGTGGACAGGCCGCCCACCGAAAGCGCCACCGTGCTATGCGCCGGCCAGAAGCGGTCGGGAACCCATTGCACAACGTCGTTGTCGAGCCATTCGAACTTGCCAGTCATCGGGGGCGCCGAGGTGACCTCGACGGCGCGTTCGGCCGCGTGCCGGTTGGCTGAGTTGGTTATCGGCGCACGAAACGTCACCACCACCGGGTGCGCCACACCCACCACCGCGCCGCGCGTTGGCAGCACCGACGCGACGGCGAACCCATCCGTCCGGCTCGCGGCCGCAAGGCTGATGTCGGCCGGCGCCGCAACCACACTCGCAGCGATCCCGATGACGGCAAGAACACACCGAAAACCCGCTCGCATGGCTCCCATTCCTCGTCACTGACGGCGTTGTGGTCATGATGGGTTGTAGTAGTGATGGTAGGGGTGCGCCGAGGGTGGAAGTGCGAGCGCGCCTTAGTAATTCGATCAAACCTCCGTCACGTTTTGGCCACGATGAGCCAGTCCAGCGCGACGAATGGTGAGTTCAGCGGCCGCGCCGCTTGTGCAGCCGTCGCAGCGCCGACTCGGCGGCATGGTAGCCGCACAGCCCGTGGATGCCGGCGCCCGGCGGCGTGGACTGCGAACACAGATAGACACCGGGCACCCCGATCGGGTACGGGTCGACGGCCACCCGCGGCCGGAAGATGACCTGCAGCCCGTCGTTGGCGCCGCCGATGATGTCTCCGCCGACGAAGTTGCGGTTGTAGGCCTGCAGTTCGGCGGTGGAGGTGCTCACGGTCGCGGTGACGCGGTCGCGGAACCCGGGGGCGAACCGCTCGATCTGGTCGACGATCGCGCCGGTGGCGTCACCGGTGTAGCCGAACGGCACGTGCGCGTAGGCCCAGATCGGGTTGATGTTGCCCGCCG comes from the Mycobacterium shinjukuense genome and includes:
- a CDS encoding ATPase encodes the protein MAVMADKTARPSPARRRMKTLTQAALNADKTVEQVEDVLDGLGKTMVELNSSLSALNATVERLEGGLDHLEGTLHSLDDLAKRLIVLVEPVEAIVERIDYIVSLGETVMTPLSVTEHAVRGVLDRLRNRTVR
- a CDS encoding type II toxin-antitoxin system VapC family toxin, producing MTAAGVLATSVFIAHESGRQLDESRIPEEVATTVVTLAELNAGVLAAGSADVRAQRLATLDAIADMAALPVDVDAARTWARLCVHLAESGRRVRINDLWIAAVAASRGLPVVTQDGDFDALDGVAGVAILRV
- a CDS encoding type II toxin-antitoxin system Phd/YefM family antitoxin, giving the protein MVEVASRELRNDTGRLLRRAQAGEDITVTVNGKPVALLTGLRPARRRWLSRNELLQRLRRAQADPGLRRDLAALAGDTTDDLGPIR
- the secG gene encoding preprotein translocase subunit SecG, which gives rise to MELALQITLVVTSVLVVLLVLLHRAKGGGLSTLFGGGVQSSLSGSTVVEKNLDRLTLFITGIWLVSIIGVALLIKYR
- the tpiA gene encoding triose-phosphate isomerase, translating into MTRKPLIAGNWKMNLNHFEAIALVQKIAFSLPDKYYDKVDVTVLPPFTDLRSVQTLVDGDKLRLTYGAQDLSQHDSGAYTGDISGAFLAKLGCSYVVVGHSERRTHHNEDDALVAAKAAAALRHQLTPIVCIGEHLDVREAGNHVSHNVEQLRGSLAGLSAEQIGKVVIAYEPVWAIGTGRVAGAADAQQVCAAIRNELASLASSKIADTVRVLYGGSVNAKNIGDIVAQDDVDGGLVGGASLDGEQFATLAAITAGGPLP
- a CDS encoding phosphoglycerate kinase; translated protein: MTIPSLNDLLAEGVSGRHVLVRCDLNVPLDEDGVITDPGRITASVPTLQALVDAGAKVVVAAHLGRPKDGSDPKLSLAPVAAALGGRLGRHVQLAADVVGTDAQARAEGLTEGDILLLENIRFDRREISKDDGERRALAQRLAELVSPAGVFVSDGFGVVHRKQASVYDVATLLPHYAGTLVANEIRVLQQLTSSTQRPYAVVLGGAKVSDKLGVIEALATKADSIVIGGGMCFTFLAAQGFSVGTSLLEEEMTGTCRRLLDSYADVLRLPVDVLVTEKFAADSPPQTVAANAIPSDLMGLDIGPGSIQRFATLLSNAKTVFWNGPMGVFEFPAYAAGTRGVAEAIITATGKGAFSVVGGGDSAAAVRALGISEGSFSHISTGGGASLEYLEGKTLPGIEVLGREQPTGGDS
- the gap gene encoding type I glyceraldehyde-3-phosphate dehydrogenase, translating into MTVRVGINGFGRIGRNFYRALLTQQEQGTADIEVVAVNDITDNSTLAHLLKFDSILGRLPHDVTLEGEDTIVVGTAKIKALEVREGPAALPWADLGVDVVVESTGLFTSAAKARGHLEAGAKKVIISAPATDPDITICLGVNDDRYDGSQHIISNASCTTNCLAPLAKVLHDEFGIVKGLMTTIHAYTQDQNLQDGPHKDLRRARAAALNIVPTSTGAAKAIGLVLPELKGKLDGYALRVPIPTGSVTDLTADLSNAASADEINAAFKAAADGKLKGILKYYDAPIVSSDIVTDPHSSIFDSGLTKVIDNQAKVVSWYDNEWGYSNRLVDLVTLIGKSL
- a CDS encoding L,D-transpeptidase, with translation MRAGFRCVLAVIGIAASVVAAPADISLAAASRTDGFAVASVLPTRGAVVGVAHPVVVTFRAPITNSANRHAAERAVEVTSAPPMTGKFEWLDNDVVQWVPDRFWPAHSTVALSVGGLSTEFQTGPAVVGVASISQHTFVVSVDGVEAGPPPPLPAPHHRPHFGEQGVMPASMGRPEYPTPVGSYTVLSKERSVIMDSSSVGIPVDDPDGYRLPVDYAVRITRRGLYVHSAPWAAQSLGLENVSHGCISLSREDAEWYYNTVNVGDPVIVQE